Part of the Geodermatophilus obscurus DSM 43160 genome is shown below.
GGACCCGCCGCGGCATGCACACCGCGACCTTCTCGTGGCGCTGCCAGATCGGCCTCGTCCAGGGCACCCTGGCGGGGCTGACGAACGAGGGCACGCATCGCGCGCCGGTGTTCGACGAGTGCCAGAGGTGCGGCGAGACCGGGGTGATGGAGGGCCGGTTGTGCGGCCGGCTCGTGCGGTCCGCCGAACCGCGCCTGGCCGGTGCCCAGGTGGTCGCCGCCTACCGCCTGCGCTTCGACTCCTCGCGCGAGGGCGCGCTCGGCGGCGTACGGGGGACCCTCGAGGGCCTCGTGGTACGCACCTGCGAGCCGAGGTCCTGAGTCCCCCGGCGCCCCGTCAGGTCCGCGGCGAGCGCCCGGCGCGGACAGCATTCCGCCGGTCGGGTGACCGAGCCGCGACCACCGGGCGCTCGGTCTGTCCGGTGGACCGGGCCTGTGGATGCAGCCGGGTGGTGTCGCCTGCGACCTCTACGGTCCCGGGGTGTGACGGAGGATCCGGAGTCGGTGGCGCCTGCCGCGTCGGAGGCGCACCCGGTGGCGTTGCGGTGGGACGGGCCGCAGGGGCGGTACGAGCAGCTGGCGGGTGCCCGGCAGGAGGCCGCGCTGCTATACGCCCGGATGCGCGCCGGCTATCCGGCCGCGGAGTGGGTCGTCTACCGGTTCCTCGAGGCGTGGCGGGAGTACCTGCGGCTTTCGTTGGCCGGGCTCGTGGAGGACCTGCAGCCGTTGACCGAGGAGCCGTTCGAGCTCGGTCCCGGAGACGTCTTTGAGCAGTGGGCCGACCTGGCCTGGGTGCTGACGGACCTGTGGCCCGACACCTCCCGCGATGCGGTGACCACTTCGCGCGCGCTGACGCGCCTGCAGACGGCGTTCATCTCCGACCGCGTCGACGTCGCTGCCGTACACCGCGAGATGCTCACCGTGACGAACTTCTTCGGCGGCCTGGAAGCCCAGGTCCAGGCGCTGGTCGAGTTCCGGCAGGACCGCACTCAGGATTAGCAGGCCGGCGACGGCGACACACCCCGCGCCGCCGCGATGTACGCGTGTCCTAACCGTGACTTTGACCTGGCGCTGGCGGCGGCGGTCCTGGCGGCCGACGGCGCGGTGCCGGCCGAGTCGGTGGGCCGGCTGGTGCTCCTCGGCGAGTTGGGGCTCGACGGCTCGGTGCGCGCCGTCCGCGGTGTGCTGCCGGCCGTCCTCGCTGCCGCTCGCGCCGGCCACCCGACCGTGGTGGTGCCGGCCGGCAACGCCGGGGAGGCCGCACTGGTCGAGGGGGTCGAGGTGCTGGCCGTCGGCACGCTCGCCGAGGTGGTCGCCCACCTCGCGGGCCGGACGCCGCTGCCTCGGCACACCCGCGGGTCCTTGCCGCCGGCGCCGCCCGGGCCCGACCTGGGCGACGTCGTCGGCCAGCCGATCGGCCGCCGGGCGGTGGAGGTCGCGGCCGCCGGCGGTCACCACCTGTTCCTCAGCGGACCGCCAGGTGCGGGCAAGACGATGCTCGCCGAGCGGCTGCCCGGACTGCTGCCCGCCCTCGACGAGCAGGAGGCGCTCGAGGTCACCGCCATCCACTCGGTCGCCGGGACGCTGCCGCCGGACGCCCCGCTGGTGACCCGGCCGACGTTCGAGGCGCCGCACCACTCGGCCACGATGGCCGCCCTCGTCGGCGGCGGGTCGGGGCTGATCCGCCCCGGCGCGCTGTGCCGGGCCCAGGAATGCGACAGAGACCCGCACGCCCGTCGGCCGGTCGTGGCGAGACGTCCGGCGATGGAGAGCAGCGCATAGCTGGAGGCGTTTGGGTGCCACCACCGAGCGGCGTGCCGGGTCAGGGCGAGGGTCTGCCGGGCCGGATCCGGCCGCTGTCGGTCAAGCCTCCGCCGCGGATCCTGCTCATGGCCGCCAGTCCCTCCGAATTCGAGCCACTGGACGGCCGAGCGGAGTGGGACAAGGTTGCAGGGGCGCTCGATAACGTGCGGCAGGACGGCCTCGTGCAGCAGGTTGAGGCAGCGCTCATCGTCGGTCAGTCGGCGCCCGGCGGACGCCGGAGTACCGCACTGCCGTCGACTATGCGTTGACGTGCGTAGGAACGGGGTGCGCGGCGTCTGGCGATCTCGATCCGCTGCTGTGAGCGTTGGAATCGACGAGCAGCGCTCGGTTGTGCTATCGCCTCGAGATCCGCCGTGGTAAGGCGGGTGCGCAGATTGGTTGGACAGTTGTAGCACCCGTCTCATGGATAGGTTCGGACGAGCCGCGTGCGTGGAGTGGTCCTTGCTGCTAGGCGCGTGACCTGGCACACTTCTACCCAGGTTAGCGAGCGTCCAAAGTACCTAGCATTTTTCGCAGTCCTGGTGCCGAAATCTCGAGGGAGCGCGCCCATGCCAACAGAAGAAATCAAGAAGT
Proteins encoded:
- a CDS encoding ATP-binding protein, with protein sequence MYACPNRDFDLALAAAVLAADGAVPAESVGRLVLLGELGLDGSVRAVRGVLPAVLAAARAGHPTVVVPAGNAGEAALVEGVEVLAVGTLAEVVAHLAGRTPLPRHTRGSLPPAPPGPDLGDVVGQPIGRRAVEVAAAGGHHLFLSGPPGAGKTMLAERLPGLLPALDEQEALEVTAIHSVAGTLPPDAPLVTRPTFEAPHHSATMAALVGGGSGLIRPGALCRAQECDRDPHARRPVVARRPAMESSA